The following coding sequences lie in one Mesorhizobium sp. NZP2298 genomic window:
- a CDS encoding ABC transporter permease, which produces MTLRDYAIRYGFIVLLVGLVAYFAIAADGFVSPQSAVFIFQSVAITGVLALGVTATLVVGGFDLSIGSVATSAMMAAAYVMVVLEQNAVVAVVVCLLIGAIVGLINGWLIVYMRVPDLLATLGMMFLLVGLQRIPTEGRSIATGMTMPDGSVANGKFGAAFLALGRHRFDFFIPNLIPVSVVVLLVLAVVIWFFLEYTRFGRMMYAVGSNERAAELAGAPVKAYKIWAYVISGVFASIGGILLAARLGRGDIASGNNLLLDAVAAALIGYAVLGAAKPNAFGTAVGALFVGILLQGLTMMNAPYYTQDFVKGVVLVVALVFTFALSGRGRR; this is translated from the coding sequence ACTACGCAATCCGCTACGGATTCATCGTCCTGCTGGTCGGGCTCGTCGCCTATTTCGCGATCGCGGCCGACGGTTTCGTCTCGCCGCAAAGTGCCGTCTTCATCTTCCAGTCCGTGGCCATCACCGGCGTGCTGGCGCTTGGTGTGACCGCCACGCTGGTTGTCGGCGGCTTCGACCTGTCGATCGGCTCGGTCGCCACATCGGCCATGATGGCAGCTGCCTATGTCATGGTGGTGCTGGAGCAGAATGCCGTCGTCGCCGTGGTCGTCTGTCTGCTCATCGGCGCCATTGTCGGCCTGATCAATGGCTGGCTGATCGTCTATATGCGCGTGCCGGATCTGCTCGCCACGCTCGGCATGATGTTCCTGCTTGTCGGCTTGCAGCGCATTCCGACCGAGGGCCGCTCGATCGCCACCGGCATGACCATGCCCGACGGTTCGGTCGCCAATGGCAAGTTCGGCGCCGCCTTCCTGGCACTCGGCCGCCACCGCTTCGACTTCTTCATCCCGAACCTCATTCCGGTGTCGGTTGTCGTGCTGCTGGTGTTGGCCGTGGTGATCTGGTTCTTCCTCGAATACACCCGCTTTGGTCGCATGATGTATGCCGTGGGCTCCAATGAGCGCGCCGCTGAACTCGCCGGTGCGCCTGTCAAGGCATACAAGATCTGGGCCTACGTTATTTCAGGAGTTTTTGCCTCGATCGGCGGCATTTTGCTCGCGGCTCGGCTTGGACGCGGCGATATCGCCTCGGGTAATAATTTGCTGCTCGATGCGGTCGCCGCGGCGCTGATCGGCTACGCGGTGCTTGGCGCCGCCAAGCCGAACGCCTTCGGCACCGCTGTCGGCGCGCTGTTCGTCGGCATCCTGCTGCAAGGCCTGACGATGATGAACGCGCCTTACTACACGCAGGATTTCGTCAAGGGCGTGGTTCTGGTCGTCGCCCTTGTCTTCACCTTTGCCTTGTCGGGCAGGGGCCGTAGATAG